A section of the Subtercola frigoramans genome encodes:
- a CDS encoding nucleoside/nucleotide kinase family protein, which yields MTPSDADSADADAALAATAATPAALTGLDTLARHAIALMVPGQRVLLGITGSPGAGKTTLAISLAARVVELLAAEAAEAGRAGDAADAGEAGGQAHRGTAVHLPMDGYHLANATLDRLGTHDRKGAIDTFDGWGFVALLNRLRVELDHTVYAPSFDRSVDEGVAGEIAVTPDARLVIVEGNYLLVDQSPWSSVAGLLAESWFCETNDEERLRRLVARHERHGRSPEAAEAWASTVDGANAILIEASRPRATIVVSGVDASIIRSAG from the coding sequence GCTGACGGGTCTCGATACCCTGGCCCGGCACGCCATCGCCCTGATGGTTCCCGGACAACGGGTCTTGCTGGGTATCACGGGTAGCCCGGGGGCCGGCAAGACGACGCTCGCCATCTCGCTTGCGGCGCGTGTCGTCGAGCTGCTGGCCGCTGAGGCGGCTGAGGCCGGCAGGGCGGGCGATGCTGCTGACGCTGGCGAGGCTGGCGGGCAGGCGCACCGCGGTACAGCCGTGCACCTGCCGATGGACGGCTACCACCTCGCCAACGCCACCCTCGACCGTCTCGGCACCCACGACCGCAAGGGTGCCATCGACACCTTCGACGGCTGGGGTTTCGTTGCCCTGCTGAACCGGCTGCGGGTCGAACTCGACCACACCGTCTATGCGCCCAGCTTCGATCGCTCGGTCGACGAGGGCGTCGCGGGCGAGATCGCCGTGACTCCGGATGCCCGGCTCGTCATCGTCGAAGGCAACTACCTGCTCGTCGACCAGTCGCCGTGGTCATCCGTGGCTGGCCTGCTCGCCGAGAGCTGGTTCTGCGAGACCAACGATGAGGAACGCCTCCGTCGCCTCGTCGCCCGCCACGAGCGCCACGGGCGTAGTCCCGAGGCGGCCGAGGCATGGGCCAGCACGGTCGACGGTGCGAACGCGATTCTCATCGAGGCGTCGCGGCCGCGGGCCACGATCGTCGTTTCGGGCGTGGATGCGTCGATCATCCGGAGCGCTGGCTGA
- a CDS encoding VOC family protein has translation MAIVESYLQGTPCWVDLVTTDIVAARDFYSSLFAWQYDAYPMGPPEAGLTYYMSTLHGKNVAGLMQDFEVSSETDVHWNTYLAVDDADAAAARAVQAGGTLVRPVDEIPGSGRIGSLLDPSGAAIGLWQTTGHIGSAVVNEPGAVVWNELRSSDVASTLPFYEAVAGMRSETEEAEGLGDYTQFFVDDKSIAGAVATTGVDSRNAWNIYFAVDDVDASVEKVLALGGSVTQPAFDAGGVGRMAGVTDPQGAVFWLISN, from the coding sequence ATGGCCATTGTCGAGAGTTACCTGCAGGGCACCCCGTGCTGGGTGGACCTGGTCACCACCGATATCGTTGCCGCCCGTGATTTCTACAGTTCGCTGTTCGCTTGGCAGTACGACGCCTATCCGATGGGGCCGCCAGAAGCCGGGCTCACCTACTACATGTCGACGCTGCACGGCAAGAACGTCGCAGGTCTCATGCAGGACTTCGAAGTCTCCAGTGAGACCGACGTGCACTGGAACACCTACCTCGCGGTCGACGACGCCGATGCGGCAGCGGCACGTGCCGTCCAAGCCGGCGGAACCCTGGTCAGGCCGGTCGACGAGATTCCGGGCTCCGGGCGCATCGGGTCGCTGCTCGACCCCTCCGGTGCCGCCATCGGCCTCTGGCAGACCACCGGCCACATCGGCTCAGCTGTTGTCAACGAGCCGGGTGCAGTGGTCTGGAACGAACTGCGCTCGAGCGACGTCGCGTCGACACTGCCCTTCTACGAAGCCGTTGCCGGCATGCGCAGCGAAACCGAAGAGGCCGAGGGCCTGGGCGACTACACCCAGTTCTTTGTCGACGACAAGAGCATCGCCGGGGCCGTCGCGACAACTGGCGTCGACTCCCGGAACGCGTGGAACATCTACTTCGCGGTCGACGATGTCGATGCCTCGGTCGAGAAGGTGCTCGCACTCGGCGGCTCGGTGACGCAGCCGGCCTTCGACGCCGGAGGGGTTGGCCGCATGGCCGGCGTCACCGACCCCCAGGGCGCGGTGTTCTGGCTCATCTCGAACTGA
- a CDS encoding Lrp/AsnC family transcriptional regulator has product MVSSKNPRSSGPLDDIDTQLVELLKANARMPNSRLAELVGVAQSTCITRVRSLEDRGVITGYTARVAPGALGLSLQALISVSIKSGARQSITAFSDDIGSRTEVLQLFFLGGAEDFVIHVATRDSDHLREFVVANLSAHPSVASTRTSIVFEHVVN; this is encoded by the coding sequence ATGGTTAGTTCGAAGAATCCACGGTCATCCGGCCCGCTCGATGACATCGACACCCAGTTGGTCGAGCTACTGAAGGCGAATGCACGGATGCCCAACAGCCGTCTCGCCGAGCTGGTGGGTGTGGCGCAGTCGACGTGCATCACGCGGGTGAGGTCGCTCGAAGATCGCGGCGTGATCACCGGGTACACCGCACGGGTCGCGCCGGGGGCCCTCGGCCTGTCGCTGCAGGCCCTCATCAGCGTGAGCATCAAGTCGGGCGCGAGGCAGAGCATCACCGCTTTCAGCGACGACATCGGCAGCCGAACGGAGGTGCTCCAGCTCTTCTTCCTTGGCGGAGCCGAAGACTTCGTCATTCACGTGGCCACGCGAGACAGCGACCACCTGCGCGAGTTCGTCGTGGCGAACCTGTCGGCGCACCCCTCTGTGGCGTCGACCCGCACGAGCATCGTCTTCGAGCACGTCGTGAACTGA
- the ald gene encoding alanine dehydrogenase yields MRVGIPTEIKNNEKRVAATPAGVHELVRRGHEVVVQSGAGLGSRISDADYVTAGATILDTADAVWASADLLLKVKEPIASEYPRMRAGQVLFTYLHLAASRECTDALIASGTTAIAYETVQLDNRSLPLLSPMSEVAGRLSVQVGGYHLMSAAGGRGVLLGGVPGTRKAKVVVIGGGVAGEHAAADAVGMGADVTVIDLSLPRLRQLEAQFGGRIQTRASSAYEIAAQVRDADLVIGSVLIPGAQAPKLVTDAMIAEMKPGSVLVDIAIDQGGCFEGSHPTTHDDPIFPVHNSIFYCVANMPGAVPETSTTALTNATLPYVITLAEKGWQKAIADDEALARGLNVHAGLVTNALVASALGLPYTAPHDAALEVAAA; encoded by the coding sequence ATGCGAGTTGGCATTCCCACCGAGATCAAGAACAACGAGAAGCGCGTCGCTGCGACTCCCGCCGGCGTGCATGAGCTCGTGCGCCGTGGTCACGAGGTCGTCGTGCAGAGCGGAGCGGGGCTCGGCTCGCGCATCAGCGATGCCGACTACGTGACGGCCGGTGCGACGATTCTCGACACGGCAGATGCGGTGTGGGCGAGCGCTGACCTGCTGCTGAAGGTCAAGGAACCGATCGCCTCGGAGTACCCCCGCATGCGCGCTGGCCAGGTGCTGTTCACCTACCTGCACCTCGCCGCCTCGCGGGAGTGCACCGATGCCCTGATCGCCTCGGGCACCACGGCCATCGCCTATGAGACCGTGCAGCTCGACAACCGCAGCCTGCCCCTGCTCTCGCCGATGAGCGAGGTCGCCGGGCGGCTGTCTGTACAGGTCGGCGGGTACCACCTGATGAGCGCTGCCGGCGGGCGCGGAGTGCTGCTTGGCGGTGTTCCCGGAACCCGCAAGGCCAAGGTCGTCGTCATCGGCGGGGGAGTTGCCGGCGAACACGCGGCTGCAGACGCCGTCGGAATGGGTGCCGATGTCACCGTGATCGACCTCTCCCTGCCTCGCCTGCGCCAGCTCGAGGCGCAGTTCGGCGGGCGCATCCAGACCCGCGCGTCGTCTGCCTACGAGATCGCTGCCCAGGTACGCGACGCCGACCTCGTCATCGGCTCCGTGCTCATCCCCGGTGCCCAAGCGCCCAAGCTCGTGACCGACGCGATGATCGCCGAGATGAAGCCCGGCTCGGTGCTCGTCGACATCGCCATCGACCAGGGTGGCTGCTTCGAAGGCTCCCACCCGACCACGCACGACGACCCCATCTTCCCCGTGCACAACAGCATCTTCTACTGCGTCGCCAACATGCCGGGTGCTGTGCCCGAAACCTCGACCACCGCTCTGACCAACGCGACACTGCCCTACGTGATCACTCTCGCCGAGAAGGGCTGGCAGAAGGCCATCGCCGACGACGAGGCGCTCGCCCGAGGCCTCAACGTGCACGCCGGACTGGTGACGAACGCCCTCGTCGCGTCGGCGCTGGGCCTGCCGTACACGGCTCCGCATGACGCGGCACTCGAGGTCGCCGCCGCCTGA
- a CDS encoding TetR/AcrR family transcriptional regulator — protein MDARQLKSREKLRTAILTLAASRQGDEITASEVAALAGVNRSTFYEHATSPSGLLELVLSTELDEIRERHLRHATAETADTAMAEVTRAVLHHVDEHARVYALGLNETSGSASLHPMLSSHFGASIRLLVSLQAVTIEDHDTVEALPGHSGATLERADSSRAEQTSPILLTEMATRFIADGSVGAIATWLDTPEPRDAEAFLHAYRQLLPAWWPLST, from the coding sequence ATGGATGCTCGGCAACTCAAATCACGCGAGAAACTCCGCACGGCGATCCTGACTCTGGCCGCATCGCGCCAGGGCGATGAGATCACCGCCTCTGAAGTAGCTGCTCTCGCCGGCGTCAACCGTTCGACGTTCTATGAACACGCCACGTCTCCTTCGGGCCTGCTCGAGCTGGTTCTGAGCACGGAGCTCGACGAGATCCGCGAGCGCCACCTGCGGCACGCGACGGCAGAAACGGCCGACACCGCGATGGCCGAGGTCACCCGCGCCGTGTTGCACCACGTTGATGAGCACGCACGCGTCTACGCGCTCGGGCTCAATGAGACGAGCGGTTCTGCAAGCCTGCACCCGATGCTCAGTTCGCACTTCGGAGCATCCATTCGCCTGTTGGTGAGCCTGCAGGCGGTGACAATCGAAGACCACGACACGGTTGAAGCCCTTCCTGGCCACAGCGGAGCCACGCTCGAGCGTGCAGACTCCAGCCGAGCCGAACAGACGTCGCCCATCCTGCTCACCGAAATGGCAACGCGATTCATCGCCGACGGTTCAGTGGGGGCGATCGCCACCTGGCTCGACACCCCCGAGCCCCGCGACGCAGAGGCGTTCCTTCACGCCTACCGCCAGCTGCTTCCCGCGTGGTGGCCCCTCAGCACCTGA
- a CDS encoding SDR family NAD(P)-dependent oxidoreductase encodes MATYDVAGRSAIVTGAGSGIGRAVALELAKNGTSVIVSDVRLEGARAVVDEIRAAGGVAEVLVGDVSDPAFSEASVAAANALAPLRIAVNNAGIGGEAAPIGEYSLESWRKVIEINLNAVFYGLKYQLPAIAANGGGSIVNMASVLGSVGIASSSAYVTAKHGLVGLTKNAALEYGARNVRTNAVGPGFIHTPLIDANLDAAAQEYLASKHALGRLGKPEEVAALVAFLVSDAASFISGSYHLVDGGYAAQ; translated from the coding sequence ATGGCTACCTATGATGTTGCAGGACGTTCCGCGATCGTGACGGGAGCCGGTTCGGGAATCGGGCGCGCGGTTGCCCTGGAGCTCGCCAAGAACGGCACGTCGGTGATTGTTTCGGATGTGCGGCTCGAGGGTGCGCGGGCGGTTGTCGACGAGATCCGCGCTGCCGGCGGCGTCGCCGAGGTTCTTGTGGGGGATGTGTCAGACCCGGCGTTCTCTGAAGCGAGCGTCGCGGCGGCGAATGCGCTGGCACCGCTTCGCATCGCGGTGAACAACGCAGGAATCGGCGGCGAGGCGGCTCCGATCGGCGAGTACTCGCTCGAGAGCTGGCGCAAGGTCATCGAGATCAACCTCAATGCCGTGTTCTATGGGCTCAAGTACCAGCTGCCGGCCATCGCTGCCAACGGTGGCGGGTCGATCGTCAACATGGCGTCAGTGCTCGGCAGCGTCGGCATTGCGTCGTCGTCGGCCTATGTCACCGCCAAGCACGGGCTGGTCGGGCTGACGAAGAACGCCGCGCTGGAGTATGGCGCGCGGAACGTGCGCACCAATGCCGTGGGCCCCGGCTTCATTCACACGCCACTCATCGATGCGAACCTCGACGCGGCCGCGCAGGAGTACCTCGCCTCGAAGCACGCGCTCGGTCGGCTTGGTAAGCCTGAAGAGGTCGCCGCCCTGGTTGCCTTCCTGGTGAGCGATGCTGCTTCGTTCATCTCGGGCAGCTATCACCTTGTTGACGGCGGGTACGCGGCGCAGTAA
- a CDS encoding HEAT repeat domain-containing protein, which produces MADHNAHSTPTDSLETRLDAQVKLDGESRVASRASSILRGGYEGEDFLRVVGGPHAEGILTGAPALYWPELWGARALLYVWDDSAAPAVLAALTNQSWRVREMAARVCATRSLGTPDDFARLTTDEHARVRSAAARAIAAIGDAASADALERMLRDHDKEVRRAAQQSLDALRARLNNN; this is translated from the coding sequence ATGGCAGACCACAATGCACACTCCACCCCGACCGACTCTCTCGAGACCCGTCTCGACGCGCAGGTGAAGCTTGACGGCGAGTCTCGCGTCGCGAGTCGCGCCAGCTCGATCCTCCGCGGCGGATACGAGGGCGAAGACTTTCTGCGTGTCGTCGGCGGCCCGCACGCCGAAGGCATCCTGACCGGAGCGCCGGCTCTGTACTGGCCCGAGCTCTGGGGTGCCCGTGCCCTTCTGTACGTCTGGGACGACTCAGCTGCGCCGGCCGTTCTGGCTGCGCTCACCAACCAGTCGTGGCGCGTGCGCGAGATGGCGGCCAGAGTGTGCGCCACACGCTCCCTCGGCACGCCGGACGATTTCGCCCGGCTGACCACCGACGAGCACGCCCGCGTTCGGTCCGCCGCAGCACGGGCGATCGCTGCAATCGGCGACGCGGCCAGCGCCGATGCGCTCGAGCGCATGCTGCGCGACCACGACAAAGAAGTGCGTCGTGCCGCCCAACAGTCCCTCGATGCTCTGCGCGCCCGCTTGAACAATAACTGA
- a CDS encoding glycosyl hydrolase — protein MTMTMTMTTTTATTAPLSKGVGAWYFPGVGSALPDSGARWYYTWVPKDKWVSIPKGIEYVPMIWGAGNVNSTDLAAAKASGHTLLGFNEPDDAYQSNMSVTQALDAWPKLQATGLTLGSPATAYNAELAGSWLDQFMAGAKARGYRVDFIALHWYRWDGSVTSSVSNLKSFLTAVHNRYGLPVWLTEFAAINFTGGTHYASVSTQAAFLTAAASMMASLPFVQRYAWFAMPTWTQAPTAALYTDNAKITTVGKAFKATP, from the coding sequence ATGACCATGACCATGACCATGACCACGACCACTGCCACGACTGCTCCGCTCTCGAAGGGCGTGGGTGCGTGGTATTTCCCAGGCGTGGGTTCGGCGTTGCCTGATTCCGGGGCTCGCTGGTATTACACATGGGTGCCGAAAGACAAATGGGTCTCGATCCCGAAGGGCATCGAGTATGTTCCGATGATCTGGGGTGCCGGCAACGTCAACAGCACCGACCTTGCCGCCGCGAAGGCGTCAGGTCACACGCTTCTGGGTTTCAATGAACCCGATGACGCGTACCAGTCGAACATGTCCGTAACGCAGGCACTGGACGCGTGGCCGAAGCTTCAGGCAACAGGTCTGACATTGGGCAGCCCAGCCACGGCGTACAACGCCGAGTTGGCAGGCTCGTGGCTTGATCAGTTCATGGCCGGGGCGAAGGCGCGAGGGTACCGCGTGGACTTCATCGCACTGCACTGGTATCGCTGGGATGGGTCGGTGACTAGCAGCGTGAGCAACCTCAAAAGCTTCCTCACAGCCGTGCACAACCGGTACGGGCTTCCCGTGTGGCTGACCGAATTCGCTGCCATCAACTTCACCGGAGGCACCCACTACGCGAGCGTCAGCACCCAGGCGGCGTTCCTGACGGCCGCCGCGAGCATGATGGCCAGCCTTCCGTTCGTGCAACGGTACGCGTGGTTCGCAATGCCCACCTGGACGCAAGCACCGACCGCCGCCCTCTACACGGACAACGCAAAAATCACCACCGTAGGCAAAGCATTCAAAGCCACACCCTAG
- a CDS encoding pyridoxal phosphate-dependent decarboxylase family protein, with product MTFLPSEFHAAMNRAHAGAREWIDSIPGRRVAPSANIDEMLAVFRGPLQEQPTAPADVVDELARLAEPGLMAMPSGRFFGWVIGGTLPASLGADWLVSSWDQNAAMRYASPATAAIELVAGEWLVDVLGLPPGSEVGFTTGATMANWTGLAAARAYLLDRVGWDVNTQGMQGSPPISVLAGAEGHTSVDLALRYLGFGSPTRVPADEQGRILVDELRVALRASESPVILCLQAGNLHSGAFDPMAEAITLAHEYGAWVHVDGAFGLWAAASPSLAPQLAGVERADSWATDAHKTLNVPYDCGVAIVAHPGAARAALGTQTAYLMRAEGNAPDPMDLTPEMSRRARGVPVWAALKQLGRSGLASLVDGLVSNAQALATELATLPGVLVLNEVVFTQVCLSFGSDDRTREVTSKLIADGAVWMSGSRWRGRDILRISVSNWSTDAGDVAFSVAAVQRAMR from the coding sequence ATGACCTTTCTGCCGAGTGAGTTCCATGCCGCGATGAACCGCGCACACGCGGGTGCGAGGGAGTGGATCGATTCGATACCGGGCAGGCGGGTCGCCCCCAGCGCGAACATCGACGAGATGCTTGCCGTGTTCAGGGGCCCGCTGCAGGAGCAGCCGACCGCCCCGGCCGACGTCGTCGACGAATTGGCGAGGCTCGCTGAGCCAGGGCTCATGGCCATGCCCTCCGGCCGGTTCTTCGGATGGGTCATCGGCGGCACGCTGCCCGCTTCGCTGGGCGCAGACTGGCTGGTGAGTTCCTGGGATCAGAACGCTGCAATGCGATATGCCTCGCCGGCGACCGCGGCGATCGAGCTGGTCGCGGGTGAATGGCTCGTCGACGTCCTGGGTCTGCCGCCCGGCTCCGAGGTGGGCTTCACCACCGGCGCGACAATGGCCAACTGGACGGGCCTGGCCGCAGCGAGGGCTTATCTGCTCGACCGGGTGGGCTGGGACGTGAACACCCAGGGCATGCAGGGCAGCCCACCGATATCCGTGCTCGCCGGTGCCGAAGGGCACACCTCTGTCGATCTCGCGCTACGGTATCTCGGCTTCGGTTCGCCGACCAGGGTGCCTGCCGACGAGCAGGGCCGAATACTCGTCGACGAGCTCAGGGTGGCTCTCCGCGCGAGCGAGAGCCCGGTCATCCTGTGCCTTCAGGCAGGCAATCTGCACTCGGGGGCCTTCGACCCGATGGCCGAGGCGATCACGCTCGCGCACGAGTATGGCGCGTGGGTTCATGTGGATGGTGCGTTCGGGCTGTGGGCAGCCGCAAGCCCGTCGCTCGCGCCGCAGCTGGCTGGTGTCGAGCGGGCCGATTCGTGGGCGACCGACGCGCACAAGACGCTCAACGTGCCCTACGACTGCGGTGTCGCGATCGTGGCTCACCCGGGAGCCGCGCGGGCAGCTCTCGGCACGCAGACCGCCTACCTGATGCGCGCGGAGGGAAACGCGCCCGACCCGATGGATCTGACCCCGGAGATGTCAAGACGGGCGCGCGGCGTTCCGGTCTGGGCGGCGCTGAAGCAGCTCGGCCGCTCCGGCCTGGCGAGCCTCGTCGACGGCCTGGTGTCGAACGCACAGGCGCTGGCGACTGAGCTTGCCACGCTGCCCGGGGTCTTGGTGCTCAACGAGGTGGTCTTCACGCAGGTGTGTCTGAGTTTCGGCTCCGACGACCGCACCCGCGAAGTGACGTCGAAGCTCATCGCCGACGGCGCGGTATGGATGTCCGGCTCACGCTGGCGCGGGCGCGACATACTCCGCATCTCTGTCAGCAACTGGTCGACCGATGCAGGTGATGTCGCCTTCTCGGTTGCGGCCGTACAACGGGCGATGCGCTGA
- a CDS encoding phospholipase D family protein: MSGDDAGSWFLSRAERGNLATEVHSGAAGAASWSQGNLVRPLVHGANYFARLHEELTALGAGDRVWFTDWRGDSDERLTAEGPSIGDLLARLARSGVEVRGLVWRSHGERVSSPISGRSNELLGREINDAGGEVLLDQRVRLFGSHHQKLFVIRYRDDPSKDVAFVGGLDLSHSRRDDADHAGDPQAVTMDPRYGRRPPWHDAALELRGPVVADLLAVFAERWNDPHPLDKRTPYRMLVQRLAHMPRHPRPLPEAAPPPPPAGPHSVQLLRTYGVKRPPFPFAPEGERSVARAYAKAFARARSLIYIEDQYLWSTEVAAALAEALQRSADLTVIIVVPRYPDSDGPLTGPPKRLGQLRAVGLLHRVAPGRVGVFDLENSAGTPIYVHAKICIVDDTWMTCGSDNFNRRSWTTDSELTCAVVDESGDSRAQFGETSGSGAGTGWSVAGTLARDLRVQLWSEHLGVDREDPSVLDPAAGLGVWNAAADALDQWHESGHSGPRPESRARHHHIEPVTAAQRLWAAPAGRLIVDPDGRPRRLRGTAQF; encoded by the coding sequence GTGAGCGGCGATGATGCCGGTTCGTGGTTCCTGAGCCGGGCCGAGCGAGGAAACCTGGCCACAGAGGTGCATTCTGGTGCTGCCGGAGCGGCCTCATGGTCGCAGGGCAATCTCGTGCGCCCTCTCGTGCACGGGGCGAACTACTTCGCCCGTCTTCATGAGGAGTTGACAGCGCTCGGCGCCGGCGATCGGGTGTGGTTCACCGACTGGCGTGGTGATTCCGACGAGCGTCTGACGGCTGAAGGCCCGTCGATCGGTGACCTTCTCGCCAGGCTCGCCCGGTCGGGTGTCGAGGTTCGCGGACTCGTCTGGCGATCCCACGGCGAGCGCGTGTCGTCCCCGATCAGCGGCCGTTCGAACGAACTTCTGGGAAGGGAGATCAATGACGCCGGCGGAGAGGTGCTGCTCGACCAGCGGGTACGCCTGTTCGGTTCGCATCATCAGAAACTCTTCGTCATCCGGTATCGCGACGATCCCTCGAAAGACGTCGCTTTCGTCGGCGGGCTCGATCTCAGCCACAGTCGTCGGGACGACGCGGACCATGCGGGTGATCCGCAGGCTGTGACCATGGATCCGCGCTATGGCAGACGACCCCCGTGGCACGATGCGGCGCTCGAACTGCGGGGCCCGGTCGTTGCAGACCTGCTCGCCGTCTTCGCTGAACGATGGAATGATCCGCATCCACTCGACAAGCGCACCCCGTACCGGATGCTCGTGCAACGACTGGCTCACATGCCTCGCCATCCTCGGCCTCTCCCCGAGGCAGCGCCCCCGCCCCCGCCCGCCGGCCCGCATTCGGTCCAACTGTTGCGCACGTACGGGGTGAAACGACCACCCTTCCCGTTTGCACCCGAGGGGGAGCGCAGCGTGGCACGTGCCTACGCGAAGGCCTTCGCCAGGGCGCGCTCGCTGATCTACATCGAAGATCAATACCTGTGGTCGACGGAGGTCGCGGCTGCTCTCGCCGAGGCCCTGCAGCGCAGTGCCGATCTCACGGTGATCATCGTGGTGCCCCGCTACCCCGACTCGGACGGTCCTCTCACGGGTCCTCCGAAGAGGCTCGGGCAATTACGTGCTGTCGGGCTTCTTCACCGGGTCGCGCCCGGTCGGGTGGGCGTCTTCGACCTCGAGAACAGCGCCGGCACACCGATCTACGTGCACGCGAAGATCTGCATTGTCGACGACACCTGGATGACCTGCGGTTCGGACAACTTCAACCGACGTTCCTGGACCACCGACAGTGAGCTCACTTGCGCGGTTGTGGATGAATCAGGAGACAGTCGTGCGCAGTTCGGCGAGACCTCCGGGAGTGGTGCTGGGACCGGCTGGAGCGTCGCCGGGACGCTGGCGCGGGACCTGCGGGTGCAGCTCTGGTCCGAGCATCTCGGTGTGGATCGGGAGGACCCGTCTGTGCTCGATCCTGCCGCAGGCCTCGGGGTGTGGAATGCCGCGGCCGATGCACTCGACCAGTGGCACGAGTCGGGCCACTCAGGGCCGCGCCCTGAGAGCCGTGCGCGTCACCACCACATCGAACCGGTCACAGCCGCCCAGCGACTCTGGGCGGCTCCGGCCGGCCGCCTCATCGTCGACCCAGATGGGCGCCCTCGTCGGCTCAGGGGCACAGCCCAGTTCTAG
- a CDS encoding LLM class flavin-dependent oxidoreductase codes for MGLKFGTFMAPFHCPAGQNPTTAYQRDLEIIQHMDRLGFDEAWIGEHHSAGQELIPDPMAFIAWLAPQTRDIKLGTGVLSLPYHNPLWVADRALFLDRLLRGRFMLGIGPGALPTDATMVGITLEEQRTALEDDTDVLMSILRGEKVTARTKRYNLVDAHTQFAPYSDFDIVVAAIASPTGPRAAARHGLGLMSVGATAQRGFDALALHWDVMEERAPRFGHVPDRSKWRLCGPMHLAETREQAIEDVKYGLDDWSEYTQHVLATPHFRAVGSTFEERVEWVNESGLGVIGTVDDAIAQIERLQKQSGGFGSYLLIHHEWARHAATLKSYELFADHVIPRFQGSADRLVQATEYATSRWDELDAPQAAAIQAATDRYAAERLASQA; via the coding sequence ATGGGACTCAAATTCGGTACCTTCATGGCTCCCTTCCACTGCCCTGCCGGCCAGAATCCGACCACCGCGTACCAGCGTGATCTGGAGATCATCCAGCACATGGATCGCCTCGGGTTCGACGAAGCCTGGATCGGCGAGCACCATTCTGCCGGCCAGGAGCTGATTCCCGACCCGATGGCGTTCATCGCCTGGCTCGCACCCCAGACGCGCGACATCAAGCTGGGCACGGGCGTTCTCTCACTGCCGTATCACAACCCCCTCTGGGTGGCCGATCGCGCATTGTTCCTCGACCGCCTGCTCCGAGGCCGCTTCATGCTGGGCATCGGCCCCGGTGCACTGCCGACGGATGCGACGATGGTCGGCATCACCCTCGAGGAACAACGCACTGCACTTGAAGACGACACGGATGTTCTGATGAGCATCCTGCGGGGTGAGAAGGTGACGGCGCGAACGAAACGCTACAACCTCGTCGACGCACACACACAGTTCGCGCCCTACAGCGACTTCGACATCGTGGTGGCCGCAATTGCCTCGCCAACCGGCCCGCGCGCCGCAGCCCGTCACGGCCTCGGGCTCATGTCGGTCGGTGCGACCGCCCAACGCGGGTTCGACGCCCTGGCGTTGCATTGGGATGTGATGGAGGAGCGCGCCCCCCGCTTCGGGCATGTTCCTGATCGTTCGAAATGGCGTCTGTGCGGACCGATGCATCTGGCAGAGACACGGGAGCAGGCCATCGAAGACGTCAAGTACGGTCTCGATGACTGGTCGGAGTACACGCAGCATGTTCTCGCGACCCCGCACTTCCGTGCTGTGGGTTCGACTTTCGAAGAGCGTGTGGAGTGGGTCAACGAGTCCGGACTGGGGGTGATCGGCACCGTTGACGATGCCATCGCCCAGATCGAACGACTGCAGAAGCAATCCGGCGGGTTCGGTTCGTACCTTCTCATCCACCACGAATGGGCACGGCACGCAGCGACCCTCAAGAGCTACGAGCTCTTTGCGGATCACGTGATTCCCCGGTTCCAGGGGAGCGCTGATCGCCTGGTGCAGGCGACCGAGTACGCCACCTCCCGGTGGGACGAGCTGGATGCCCCGCAGGCTGCAGCCATCCAGGCCGCGACCGACAGGTACGCCGCCGAACGCCTGGCTTCGCAGGCCTGA
- a CDS encoding flavin reductase family protein → MITLQQTIDRDQLRRAFGSFPSGIAAICAYIDGKPAGMAASSFTWVSLDPPLVSVCIQNESTTWPTLRQRPRLGLSVLSQWHDQASRQLSIKDGDRFAGVEWDAGPDNSVLIRGATAWMEVSMFQEVPAGDHVIAILQVHRFDWVPNTPPLVYYGNKFRKISMTAEEELHATAEQW, encoded by the coding sequence ATGATCACCCTCCAGCAGACGATCGATCGCGATCAACTCAGGCGTGCCTTCGGCTCGTTCCCGTCGGGAATAGCGGCGATCTGTGCCTACATCGACGGCAAGCCGGCGGGCATGGCTGCGAGTTCGTTCACGTGGGTATCGCTTGATCCGCCTCTCGTGTCTGTGTGCATCCAGAACGAATCGACCACGTGGCCGACCCTCCGGCAACGACCACGGCTTGGCTTGAGCGTTCTCTCCCAGTGGCACGACCAGGCCAGCAGGCAACTGTCGATCAAAGACGGAGACCGCTTCGCCGGGGTCGAGTGGGATGCAGGCCCCGACAACAGTGTGCTCATCCGGGGTGCCACAGCCTGGATGGAGGTGTCGATGTTTCAGGAGGTGCCTGCGGGAGACCATGTGATCGCCATCTTGCAGGTGCACCGATTCGACTGGGTTCCCAACACCCCGCCACTCGTCTATTACGGCAACAAGTTCCGCAAGATCAGCATGACCGCAGAAGAAGAGCTACACGCCACCGCAGAGCAGTGGTGA